A DNA window from Pogona vitticeps strain Pit_001003342236 chromosome 2, PviZW2.1, whole genome shotgun sequence contains the following coding sequences:
- the FBXW9 gene encoding F-box/WD repeat-containing protein 9 isoform X1, translating to MDLEPDPSPEHQDSDNDSDTESKGDPDTQAQEYIDRVLGLSSSQTSCCVPPESLSIGGTAWASEPKSPPLEFKKSPVTDETASGLLSLPLELILKICSYLQARFVLGVLPLVCKTLRDIVQDEVTWRIRLLKRIGSCYPVVEEENFNWPAACIELEEHLQQWAENGWNTDHFSLTEGHFASVDSVLLLQGGELCVSGSRDRNVILWDLRQLGRAPEKVLVKALGTECNGTHKGWVWSLAARDDRVCSGSWDSTVKLWDIAAEGQQFGEIRGKAAVLCLAYLPDILVTGTYDKKVTVYDPRAAHALVKSRKLHSSAVLSLAADEHFIISGSEDRTLVCFDRRTNSVLQRLQLDSYLLAMSYKGAQLWAGDNHGLLYVFENKEGCFQHIRYFDVGHRSQITGVHHSLGALYTTSTDKMLRIHVPTDPPKVICSHTHSCVLNGVSVEGNVAVAASGGLSLEVWRFRV from the exons ATGGATCTTGAGCCAGATCCTTCTCCTGAACACCAGGACTCTGACAATGACTCTGACACAGAGAGCAAAGGAGATCCAGATACCCAGGCCCAAGAATATATTGACCGTGTTCTTGGGCTTTCAAGCAGTCAGACATCCTGCTGCGTGCCTCCTGAATCCCTCTCAATCGGAGGTACTGCCTGGGCATCAGAACCCAAGTCTCCTCCTCTGGAGTTCAAAAAGTCTCCTGTTACGGATGAGACAGCTTCAGGGTTGTTGTCTCTTCCTTTGGAATTGATCTTGAAGATCTGTTCCTACTTGCAGGCCAGATTTGTCCTGGGTGTTCTTCCTTTGGTCTGTAAGACACTGAGGGATATTGTGCAGGATGAAGTCACTTGGAGAATTCGCCTCTTGAAGAGAATTGGCAGTTGCTACCCAGTTGTGGAAG AGGAGAACTTTAACTGGCCAGCTGCCTGCATTGAGTTAGAGGAGCACCTCCAACAATGGGCAGAGAATGGTTGGAACACAGATCACTTTTCCCTCACCGAGGGACACTTTGCCTCAGTTGACTCTGTGCTGCTCCTTCAG GGTGGAGAGCTCTGCGTTTCGGGTTCTCGCGACCGCAATGTCATCTTGTGGGACCTGAGACAGCTGGGCAGAGCACCAGAGAAAGTGCTGGTGAAGGCACTAGGGACAGAATGCAATGGCACGCACAAG GGATGGGTATGGTCTCTCGCTGCAAGAGATGACCGGGTGTGTTCTGGTTCCTGGGACAGCACAGTGAAGCTGTGGGATATTGCGGCTGAAGGGCAGCAGTTCGGTGAAATAAG GGGGAAAGCAGCTGTGCTGTGCCTAGCTTACCTGCCAGACATTCTGGTCACAGGAACCTATGACAAGAAGGTGACCGTATATGACCCACGAG CTGCTCATGCCCTAGTGAAAAGCCGCAAGCTTCATTCCAGTGCAGTCCTATCCCTTGCAGCAGATGAGCACTTTATAATCTCTGGGAGTGAGGATCGAACGCTAGTATGCTTTGATAGGCGGACTAACAGTGTCCTCCAGAGGCTACAG CTGGACTCCTACCTCCTTGCCATGTCATACAAGGGTGCTCAGCTGTGGGCTGGAGACAACCATGGACTGCTGTATGTCTTTGAGAACAAAGAAGGGTGCTTTCAGCACATCCGG TATTTCGATGTGGGCCATCGTTCTCAGATCACTGGAGTCCACCACTCACTGGGCGCCCTATACACTACATCCACTGACAAGATGCTGCGT ATTCATGTTCCCACGGATCCGCCAAAAGTAatctgttcacacacacacagctgtgtATTAAATGGG GTCAGCGTTGAAGGAAACGTAGCAGTGGCCGCCTCAGGGGGCCTTTCTTTGGAAGTCTGGAGGTTTCGGGTCTGA
- the FBXW9 gene encoding F-box/WD repeat-containing protein 9 isoform X2, whose translation MTLTQRAKEIQIPRPKNILTVFLGFQAVRHPAACLLNPSQSEARFVLGVLPLVCKTLRDIVQDEVTWRIRLLKRIGSCYPVVEEENFNWPAACIELEEHLQQWAENGWNTDHFSLTEGHFASVDSVLLLQGGELCVSGSRDRNVILWDLRQLGRAPEKVLVKALGTECNGTHKGWVWSLAARDDRVCSGSWDSTVKLWDIAAEGQQFGEIRGKAAVLCLAYLPDILVTGTYDKKVTVYDPRAAHALVKSRKLHSSAVLSLAADEHFIISGSEDRTLVCFDRRTNSVLQRLQLDSYLLAMSYKGAQLWAGDNHGLLYVFENKEGCFQHIRYFDVGHRSQITGVHHSLGALYTTSTDKMLRIHVPTDPPKVICSHTHSCVLNGVSVEGNVAVAASGGLSLEVWRFRV comes from the exons ATGACTCTGACACAGAGAGCAAAGGAGATCCAGATACCCAGGCCCAAGAATATATTGACCGTGTTCTTGGGCTTTCAAGCAGTCAGACATCCTGCTGCGTGCCTCCTGAATCCCTCTCAATCGGAG GCCAGATTTGTCCTGGGTGTTCTTCCTTTGGTCTGTAAGACACTGAGGGATATTGTGCAGGATGAAGTCACTTGGAGAATTCGCCTCTTGAAGAGAATTGGCAGTTGCTACCCAGTTGTGGAAG AGGAGAACTTTAACTGGCCAGCTGCCTGCATTGAGTTAGAGGAGCACCTCCAACAATGGGCAGAGAATGGTTGGAACACAGATCACTTTTCCCTCACCGAGGGACACTTTGCCTCAGTTGACTCTGTGCTGCTCCTTCAG GGTGGAGAGCTCTGCGTTTCGGGTTCTCGCGACCGCAATGTCATCTTGTGGGACCTGAGACAGCTGGGCAGAGCACCAGAGAAAGTGCTGGTGAAGGCACTAGGGACAGAATGCAATGGCACGCACAAG GGATGGGTATGGTCTCTCGCTGCAAGAGATGACCGGGTGTGTTCTGGTTCCTGGGACAGCACAGTGAAGCTGTGGGATATTGCGGCTGAAGGGCAGCAGTTCGGTGAAATAAG GGGGAAAGCAGCTGTGCTGTGCCTAGCTTACCTGCCAGACATTCTGGTCACAGGAACCTATGACAAGAAGGTGACCGTATATGACCCACGAG CTGCTCATGCCCTAGTGAAAAGCCGCAAGCTTCATTCCAGTGCAGTCCTATCCCTTGCAGCAGATGAGCACTTTATAATCTCTGGGAGTGAGGATCGAACGCTAGTATGCTTTGATAGGCGGACTAACAGTGTCCTCCAGAGGCTACAG CTGGACTCCTACCTCCTTGCCATGTCATACAAGGGTGCTCAGCTGTGGGCTGGAGACAACCATGGACTGCTGTATGTCTTTGAGAACAAAGAAGGGTGCTTTCAGCACATCCGG TATTTCGATGTGGGCCATCGTTCTCAGATCACTGGAGTCCACCACTCACTGGGCGCCCTATACACTACATCCACTGACAAGATGCTGCGT ATTCATGTTCCCACGGATCCGCCAAAAGTAatctgttcacacacacacagctgtgtATTAAATGGG GTCAGCGTTGAAGGAAACGTAGCAGTGGCCGCCTCAGGGGGCCTTTCTTTGGAAGTCTGGAGGTTTCGGGTCTGA